In the Fusarium falciforme chromosome 6, complete sequence genome, CACTGAGGAGTACATCCAGAATAGTGGGCACGGCGATATCTTCCAGGATGGTGATGACAACTGGTGGGCAGCTGGTCTTGCGGTGCGCAACGAGAATGCCAATAGCAAGGACACCTTCCTGGCTCCCCTGGGACGTGAGAGCTTTCTATCGCCGGTTGAGTGGCCCGAGGGTGGATGGCCCAAGGCGCAGCGATTCAAGATGGAATTTTCCGCCACATCGATTAACCCTACCGGCGGTGCTCCGTTTACCGCACCTCCACGGGTTGAAGACTGCTACATAAGGACTCCTGACCTGAGCAAGTACCAAATTTCCGAGCAAGATGGTGGGGAAATCGGCCTGTTCCCGAGCACCACGAACCTCGATGCACCTAACGGCACCAGCACCTTCATTGGCCAGCGACAGCGGTCGCCGACTTCCGTTGCCACCGCAAATCTCGATATTTCAAGCGTACAGAGCGGTGCCGAGGCAGGCCTGACCATGTACAAAGACCATCTGCGGCATGTGTCGTTGGTCTACGCGGCGGACAGCGGCAGAGTGTCCTGCCGCTTGAGATCTGTCGAGGATCTGGAGACAGTGGGAGGGGAGCTTGCCGTTGAGGGATCCAAGTCGGTCGAGCTGCGAATCACAGCCCACCCTACGAAGTGGTCCCTATCCGCTCGAGTCGGCGAGGGCAACTGGCACGAGTTTGGAGACGTGCCCTCTTTCCGATTGTCGGTGCGCGAAATGACTGGCCCGATCTACGGAGTGTTTGCCCATGCGGTAACAGCCCATGCGGTAACAGCCCAGGCTGATGCCAGCAGCGCTATGAAGTTTGTTGAATTCAATGTACAGAATTAAGACTAGACGACTGTAGCGTACAGAAGCACAGAAAATAGACCACACTTCTACCAATCGTTGCTCCTCGTTCTGTCATCAGTGGATGCAGCCCATGCCGGCGCAGGTCATGGATTACCTCCCCATGGGCAAGTCGCCAGCTCAGGTGGGGCCCTATTTTTCCGCGGCGTAATTTTTCAAGTGCAGGTTGAAGAGGCACAACCATTGTTAGTCGGGTGGCCACAGAATCAAGCGAAATTGAAGAAGAGACAGCGACAAGGGAGCATTCAATAGCGTGTCCGATCCTTATTGAATGATATGACAGTCACCATGGAGCCTCTTCAGCCCAATCTCAACGCCGACTGCAACATCCAAGAATATTGATTCAGCCTAGCCATCATGACAATTGTTGAAGCCCCCCATCTGCAGCGCACAAAAACCTCGGCACAGTGAATTGTCAAGGGAAAACCCTTCTTGATGCTGCCATGTGAGACTCACAACTCATCCTTTTCATCTGCCGACGCTGGGGCCTTTGCCGCCCTACTGCGGCACATCAAGGAGGTAGACAAGAGCTTCAGCACCGTCATGATGGTTCAAGTCGAGAACTAGTGCGGCATCTTGGGCGACTCCCGGGACCGAAGCAAGCTGGCAGACGAGGCGTTCGCTCAGCCTATCCCCGCTGATTTGCTCGAGGATCTGACCTTGAAATACAAGCTGCAACCAGAATTTGAAAGGAAATTCCCTAACTTCCGCACGGCCGTGTCTGCTCGGGGGCCTAAGACGTGGGAACAGGCTTTTGGAAAAAGAGTTTTCGCTGATGAGTTGCTCATGGTGCGGGCATATGCCAACTTCTTGGGTAAGGTGGCCAAGGCTGGCAAGAAGGAGTATCCGCTTCCCATGTTTGCCAACATTTGGCTGAACACCGATAGTGAGTCTATattcgatggcgatgatctcCCAGCGGCTTTTGGCAAATCTATGATGGTTGGAGGAGGCACAAAGCCTCGTGTATTTCCTTCTGGAGGTCCCTGCCCTCACACTATGGATATCTACCGATTCTGTGCCACAGATTTGGACATGCTGACGCCGGCAGCAAGAACCATGGTTGCAGAATGTGCAGTGTATGCGATTGAGGAGCCGGAGGAGCTATTTTGAACACATTAGAGATTTTATGATATGGTTGAGCAGtaacgtacatgataagCGAGTGGACCAATTTgaaatttcttagtatttataccgtatttaaaaatatctttaaataattctagaaaattCAAactaagcttaaaatagccttaaatcttatataatatttgtTATATTTatgtaataagtataaattaatttttaaaattttttaaaaactaaattaatatGCTATTTAAGAtgagcttatttatataactttttttagtttttttttagttttttattatttaaaaattaagtaaattatttgaaaatctataaaaaatattatatagttattataaatcccTTTGCTCTAGTAAGAGATAGATATATTGCTAGAAATAGAAGGGGGATAGCTGTTAGATTAGGACCTGTAGAGTAGCTTAGAAggtggtcacgtgacttTAATAGCTGGCCGGGTGATCTCTGGCTCTTTAGTGGACTAGGCCTAATTAGGAAGGCTATATTGCGGCCTAAAGGGGAAAGAgggaattattattaaaaataataatataagtaatatatataaataaaggtaatctatAAGGATAGCCCTGGTTTGCAATAATAGCTAACTCTGGCAGctatctagttaaaataaacATAAGTCAGAATGCAAAGAAGGCACACAAGAGGTAATTTAATCTAAGTTGCTTCTTCCTATCTAATAGCTGTTGGATTTAACTATTATAGAGCTAGATTTATTACGTGGGGGGCCCTAGTGACTGGGGCATGtaataatagttttctttttacttaaaaagctaaaaatattcttttttagatttttaataattatatagctagttttAGAAATTTAGGGTTTAGCTCTTTCAGTGCACAGTATAAGTAGTCCACTCGCTTGTCTGATCCACTCGCTTATCACGTACGTTATGTCATTAATATCTAACTTAGTTATGGCAATATGAAAATGGGCCTTTGCGCTTCCTCCATTATCGACTGCCGACAAGTCTATCTGTGTTCCTTGATATCTTCGATCGCTTGAGGCCATTCAGTTGAAAGTGCGGCAATTTCTAAACAACCGTGCCACACCTCCAAGACCCAGTAGGACGGTCACGCGTCGTATATTGCGGTAATCCTATCCTAGGCCCACACTACCGATGCTGATGTTCTACGTCCCCACTTATAATTCTCCCCGGAGAATTGGCCCCACATAATATGGATTGACTCAGGAATCCCCGAAGTCTGGCATCTTGGTGTGATGAATCCTTTGTGCCGGACGAAGTGTGCATTGCAACAATTGAAGCTGCCGGACCCCGTATTCTCTCCATGCGACGAGCGGTTAAGCGAGGAGAGACTGGAGAAGGCGCCGGCAAATTCTCCCTCCCCAGGCTGTCCAGCTGCCCAAGACTGGGGAACGGTTGCTAGAGTGTGACAAGTCTTCACCATCGCTCCGCATGCAACGCCGGATGGACTCGAGAGCGTACGGGTTCTCATGGCTCCCTTGACGGCACTTATGCGCTAGCCATTCTAGGCTCTCATCGAAAACGCCTCAGGATTATAAGTACGACAGGGAGACCATGGCCATCTCATCTTCCATCCTCACTATCAAACTCGAACATTGAATCTTACGACGTAGCAATCCTGCAGTCTTTCGCCATGTCGTCTGAAGCAAAGCACTCCATGGAGAAGGTTGGCGCGGCACGTTTCTCCATTAATAGCACGTTCTAATAGCAACAACAGGATGGCTGACAGGGGTTGTAGGAGACCAACCATCACGAAGACCTCCATGTTACCAGGCTCGCAGCCGGAGCCAATGAGTCGAGCTTCGGCTTCCAGCAGTGGAAAGAGAACCTAAAGTCCTTCAAGGATCACAAGCGCGTCTCAATGTGGTGTCTCATCGCCCTCCTGCTGCTCGTCAACTTCGGTTTCGATGGCATCATTTCCAGCCAAGCCCTTGCCTTCCTCCAATTCCGAAAAGACTATGGCAAATACTACGAGCCGGCCAGCGACTACGTTGTCGATTCTACATGGCAGTCCCTCTGGGCGGCCGCAAACACACTTGGAGCCATCATTGGCAGCTTCGTGTCCGGCTTCACCAACGACAGATACGGCCGCAAGCTTGCGTTCTGGATGCACATTGCGACATCTATTGGCAGCAGCTTTGCGCTCGTCTTCGCCCCAAACCTGCAAACGCTCTTCGCTGCAAAGCTTATCTTTGGTATTGCTATCGGCATGGCCTACACTACAGCACCGCTCTACGTGGTCGAGAACGCCACTACAGAGGTCCGCGGCGCTCTTATGTCCATGTTCAACACCTTTGTCGTTTTTGGACAGTTTCTCGCTGTTGTCGTTGCAAATCCGCTGTCGACCGTCCAGGGATCTTGGTCATATAAGGGCACCTTTTGCCTGACGTTTTTTATCCCTGCGATTCTGTTGTTTATTTTCCCCTTTATGCCTGAGTCGCCGGTGTGGTACGCGATGAAGGGACGGAATGCCGATGCTCGTAAGGCTATTGTGAAACTTCACAACATTTCCGACCCCCAGCTTGTTGAAGAAAAAATGGCAGAGATCCTATCCATCATCGAGTCATCCACGCAAGAGAACCAGACAGAGAAGGACAGTAGCTATCTCGAAATCTTCAAGGGCGGAAACCTGCGCCGCACTCTCCTGATGACTACCATCTATACTCTGCACCACTGCAGTGGCATGCCCTTTGTCCTCTCATACCAGGCCTACTTCTTTCAGCTGTCCGGTGTCGGCAATGCATTCGCTATTACGTTAGGATCTTTCGCTCTCATGTTAGCTGGCAACATTGGTGCCTTGATCTTGCCTGAGTTCGTTGGCCAGCGAAATGTCATGTTGTATGGATCTGCCCTACTGATAATTTGGGATCTCGTCATTTCCGGGGCTGGATTCGCTGGTACAGCCAACAAGTCCGCTGTCATGGCGTCTGTGGCTTTCGTAGCATCCTGGGCCTTTTTCTACCAGCTCACTATTGGCACGATAGGCTTCGTCGTCGCGCCTGAGATGCCGACCCAGCGACTCAGGGCTAAGACTCAGTCTTTTGCTACAATT is a window encoding:
- a CDS encoding GH43-C2 domain-containing protein — translated: MATTTYQNPIVPGFAPDPSVLFVDGVFYLCTSSFHIFPGLPIYASRDLKEWTHIGNAFNRIEQMSLKDATTNKSTLDTGKIIVASGGLFAPSIRYHNKTFYIICTNAAITAASFRTDNFIVTSTDPLKGEWSDPIYIPFMGIDPDLFFDDDGKVYFQGAHYFQKTQPTSVIPQFELDIKTGKHLSETKTIWGGHAKYDTEAPHIYKRGKTYYLMVAEGGTFEHHMLCIGRSDNIWGPYEDNKQNPILTADGTEEYIQNSGHGDIFQDGDDNWWAAGLAVRNENANSKDTFLAPLGRESFLSPVEWPEGGWPKAQRFKMEFSATSINPTGGAPFTAPPRVEDCYIRTPDLSKYQISEQDGGEIGLFPSTTNLDAPNGTSTFIGQRQRSPTSVATANLDISSVQSGAEAGLTMYKDHLRHVSLVYAADSGRVSCRLRSVEDLETVGGELAVEGSKSVELRITAHPTKWSLSARVGEGNWHEFGDVPSFRLSVREMTGPIYGVFAHAVTAHAVTAQADASSAMKFVEFNCGILGDSRDRSKLADEAFAQPIPADLLEDLTLKYKLQPEFERKFPNFRTAVSARGPKTWEQAFGKRVFADELLMVRAYANFLGKVAKAGKKEYPLPMFANIWLNTDSESIFDGDDLPAAFGKSMMVGGGTKPRVFPSGGPCPHTMDIYRFCATDLDMLTPAARTMVAECAVYAIEEPEELF